One genomic segment of Acanthopagrus latus isolate v.2019 chromosome 14, fAcaLat1.1, whole genome shotgun sequence includes these proteins:
- the shank3b gene encoding SH3 and multiple ankyrin repeat domains protein 3 isoform X8, whose protein sequence is MPLSPAADTKHDRPRQQAVTNGNPTGSAVARDDDADDTPSGNSIVVRIGIPDLQQTKCLRLDPELPVWTSKQRVLVTLTQSLSDVLNYGLFQPAFNGRAGKFLDEERLLKEYPLPPITPIPYLEFRYKRRIYTQSYVDDKQLAKLHTKANLKRFMEHVHQKNVEKVSKWLEKGLDPNFHDSDSGECPLTLAVQLEESCELIKVLRSGGAHLDFRTRDGITALHRAVLCRNSSSLTTLLDLGASPDYKDSRGLTPLYHSAMVGGAPYCCELLLQDHATIGMTDENGWQEIHQACRFGNVQHLEHLLFYGADMSSQNASGNTALHLCALYNQDSCARVLLFRGANKDIKNYNNQTAFQVAIIAGNFDLAEIIKIHKTSDVVPFRETPSYTKRRRVGQTRTSAGNGLSSPRSLIRSASDNALESPASSPGPSLQSLETHHDTHTHSLRRHTRRLSPSGGGGHVETSPPSSPPLTPQMRKRRLYSAVPGRTFIATRSHVPQGTGEIQLHRGERVKVLSIGEGGFWEGSVKGRTGWFPADCVEEVQMRQYDPRLETREDRTKRLFRHYTVGSYDNYTSYSDYVIEEKTAVLQKRESEGFGFVLRGAKAETPIEEFAPTPAFPALQYLESVDQGGVAWRAGLRTGDFLIEVNGADVVKVGHRQVVSLIRQGGSRLLMKVVSVSRKSESNLIRKKAPPPPKRAPSTSLTLRSKSMTADLEEIEKLDEMLAVGQQEVVLRARPADDFRAATVKQRPTSRRITQAEINSLFERQGLVPPTAPEKSTMALPRGMSRTKSFGTPEDDRISALINESRFPRSSSLTDSFIPPPPQQAPPPPPSASSTSTSPLFLLDSGPPPSFLPPPPPARGEGLTRSSFKPGAEPRLQELSDSPSRSHAHAERQRKARSMIILQDTPPPLQPDAHAAATHTLHTATHTATHTLHTATHTSTLSLHSTSPALGHSPLSRRRGRPIENPYANVGQQAAPSKPQRRKSPLLKQLPVEEQGLGMKDHDPTKLELPGSPSRAELYQQQVLSERARVQGRRSSLFLSVEGSGSENQVPPLLTQSHSMDDLGELPPPAPVLSPSPTPHTFLHPLTGKPLDPSSPLALALAARERALTARTPSPEPRMKHASASTTPIPTPAASPEGRHKRTPITTPQSSPEPRSKRTTPQTSPEQRTKRTTPQTSPELRHKRMTPPLFPDGQVERPETEGGVTSPAGPSPERWKPTPLPTLSNETHALIDRRRSLTVGSSEEEGGAYTVTLPPALLSSSDEETREELRRIGLVTPPPAFAASPAPPPPSSLTLLPRRGGEGGGGGGSGPDSLGRQGDEEEGGNERLHDSSSSPSSLPPSITLASPPAPPSPSSPPAAHPSPSSPATSPIALKPRLRSPIGRGRSSLRDPLLKQSSDSELLPSAASSSSPSSPLCSSPTSGGGRQPRYLFQRRSKLWGGGDDREERRGLSPDEGGGRPAALGGQGSGSAVDLTSRSASALELSGRAGSGLDLANRLQLLNKDSHSLGEEPSPLDPGRRSPVGGARCLDSGVTKSLFSSLGELHTISQRGYGASYTVRPGSRYPVTRRSPSPSPSPSDRSIGISSPSERPDLSSGRGLTILKSSSLSLPSEPKEVRFVMRSASARTRSRSPSPSPHASPCPSPVLSGPLLALRPWRQRPLNLWNKYDVGDWLESVGLAEHRQRFQEHEIEGSHLPALTKDDYVELGVTRLGHRINIERALRQLLDGST, encoded by the exons ATGCCTCTGAGTCCGGCTGCTGACACCAAACATGATCGCCCGCGGCAACAGGCGGTTACTAACGGCAACCCGACAGGCTCTGCTGTTGCCAGGGACGACGACGCGGACGACACGCCCTCCGGAAACAGCATCGTCGTCCGCATTGGCATCCCGGACCTGCAGCAGAcg AAGTGTTTGCGGTTGGACCCAGAGTTACCAGTTTGGACCAGTAAGCAGAGGGTTCTGGTGACGTTGACTCAGTCTCTGTCGGATGTTTTGAACTATGGTCTCTTCCAGCCGGCGTTCAACGGCCGAGCCGGAAAGTTTCTGGACGAGGAGCGGCTGCTGAAGGAATACCCTCTCCCTCCCATCACGCCCATCCCATACCTGGAG TTTCGTTACAAGAGGAGAATTTACACGCAGAGCTACGTGGACGATAAACAGCTGGCCAAGCTTCACACCAAG GCCAACCTGAAGCGCTTCATGGAACATGTGCATCAGAAGAATGTGGAGAAGGTTTCCAAGTGGCTGGAGAAGGGCCTGGACCCCAACTTCCACGACTCTGACAGCGGgg agTGTCCTCTGACGCTGGCCGtccagctggaggagagctgTGAGCTGATTAAAGTGCTCCGCAGCGGAGGAGCTCACCTGGACTTCAGAACCAGAGACGGTATCACCGCTCTGCACCGGGCCGTCCTCTGCAGGAACAGCTCCTCGCTCACC ACTCTGCTGGACCTCGGAGCGTCTCCGGACTACAAGGACAGCAGAGGACTGACTCCCCTGTATCACTCCGCCATGGTGGGCGGCGCCCCCTACTGCtgcgagctgctgctgcaggaccacGCCACCATCG GAATGACTGATGAGAACGGATGGCAGGAAATCCaccag gcatgtcGCTTTGGTAACGTGCAGCACTTGGAGCACCTGCTGTTCTATGGCGCTGACATGAGTTCCCAGAATGCATCGGGAAACACTGCACTGCACCTCTGTGCTCTCTACAACCAG GACAGCTGTGCCCGAGTGCTGCTGTTCAGAGGAGCCAATAAAGACATcaaaaactacaacaaccagaCTGCCTTTCAG gtggcgATAATTGCTGGGAACTTTGATCTGGCAGAAATCATCAAGATCCACAAAACCTCTGACGTTG TTCCCTTCAGAGAAACTCCATCCTACACGAAGCGTCGCCGAGTTGGCCAGACCAGGACGTCGGCAGGAAACGGTCTGtcctctcctcgctctctgatTCGCTCAGCCAGTGACAACGCTCTGGAGAGCCCCGCCTCCTCTCCTGGCCCCTCCCTCCAAAGCCTGGAAACACACCacgacacgcacacacactcactacgACGACACACACGCCGCCTCAG ccccAGCGGCGGTGGCGGCCATGTTGAGACCAGCccgccctcctcccctcccctcacccctcagatgaggaagaggaggctgtACAGCGCCGTGCCGGGTCGCACCTTCATCGCCACGCGCTCCCACGTGCCCCAGGGGACGGGAGAGATCCAGCTGCACCGAGGAgagagggtcaaag TTCTGTCTATAGGTGAAGGAGGGTTCTGGGAGGGAAGCGTTAAAGGAAGAACCGGGTGGTTTCCTGCCGACTGTGTGGAGGAAGTCCAGATGAGACAGTACGACCCGCGACTGG agacGAGGGAGGACCGCACCAAGAGACTGTTCAGACACTACACTGTAGGGTCCTACGACAACTACACCTCCTACAG cgACTATGTGATCGAGGAGAAGACGGCCGTgctgcagaagagagagagcgagggattTGGCTTCGTCCTCAGAGGAGCTAAAG cCGAGACCCCCATTGAGGAGTTTGCCCCCACCCCGGCGTTCCCCGCCCTGCAGTACCTGGAGTCAGTCGACCAGGGGGGCGTGGCCTGGAGGGCGGGGCTACGGACTGGAGATTTCCTCATAGAG GTGAACGGCGCCGACGTGGTGAAGGTGGGACACCGGCAGGTCGTGTCTCTGATCCGTCAGGGAGGAAGTCGGCTGCTGATGAAGGTCGTCTCTGTTTCCAGAAAATCAGAATCCAACCTGATCAGGAAGAAAG CTCCGCCCCCTCCAAAACGAGCACCCAGCACCTCGTTGACTCTCAGGTCCAAGTCCATGACGGCTGACCTGGAGGAGATAG agaaacTGGATGAGATGTTGGCCGTGGGTCAACAGGAAGTCGTGCTGAGGGCGCGTCCGGCAGACGACTTCAGAGCGGCGACGGTGAAACAGAGACCGACCAGCCGACGCATCACACAGGCCGAGATCAAT tcctTGTTCGAGCGTCAGGGTCTGGTTCCGCCCACAGCACCAGAGAAGAGCACCATGGCTTTACCCCGAGGAATGTCCAGAACCAAGAGCTTTG GCACACCTGAGGACGACAGGATCTCGGCTCTGATCAATGAGAGTCGGTTTCCACGGAGCTCCTCGCTGACGGACAgcttcatccctcctcctcctcagcaagctccgcctcctcctccatctgcctcctccacctccacctccccgcTCTTCCTCCTCGACTCCGGCCCGCCaccttccttcctcccccctcctcccccggcTAGAGGGGAGGGGCTGACCCGGTCCAGCTTTAAACCAGGGGCGGAGCCGAGGCTCCAGGAGCTCTCTGATTCGCCATCGAGGAGCCACGCCCACGCTGAGCGTCAGAGGAAGGCGAGGTCGATGATCATCCTGCAGGACACGCCGCCGCCGCTGCAGCCTGACGCACATGCCGCCGCCACGCACACGCTGCACACCGCCAcgcacactgcaacacacacgcTTCACACCGCAACACACACCTCCAcgctctctctccacagcaCCAGCCCCGCCCTCGGGCACTCACCGCTGTCACGCCGCCGGGGACGACCAATAGAAAACCCTTACGCTAACGTGGGACAGCAGGCCGCGCCTTCCAAGCCGCAGAGGAGGAAGTCACCTTTGTTGAAACAACTTCCTGTTGAGGAGCAGG gtctcGGAATGAAAGATCACGATCCGACCAAACTGGAGCTGCCCGGCAGCCCCAGCAGGGCGGAGCTGTACCAGCAGCAGGTTCTGTCAGAGCGGGCTCGGGTTCAGGGCCGCAGGtcgtctctcttcctgtctgtggagGGATCCGGCTCTGAGAACCAGGTGCCCCCCCTCCTCACTCAGAGCCATTCGATGGACGACCTCGGAGAGCTTCCTCCTCCGGCGCCGGTCCTGTCGCCCTCACCGACACCGCACACCTTCCTCCACCCGCTGACGGGGAAACCTCTGG ACCCGTCCTCTCCACTCGCCCTGGCTCTCGCTGCACGAGAACGAGCGCTCACCGCTCGCACGCCGAGCCCAGAGCCTCGAATGAAACACGCCTCTGCCTCCACCACGCCCATCCCCACCCCGGCTGCCAGCCCAGAGGGCAGACACAAGCGCACCCCTATCACCACCCCGCAGAGCAGCCCCGAGCCACGGTCCAAGCGCACCACCCCTCAGACGAGTCCTGAGCAGCGAACCAAGCGCACCACTCCCCAGACCAGCCCCGAGCTGAGGCATAAACGCATGACTCCGCCCTTGTTCCCTGATGGACAGGTGGAGCGGccagaaacagagggaggagtgACCTCACCTGCAGGCCCCTCCCCTGAGCGCTGGAAACCCACCCCCCTGCCAACGCTGTCCAATGAGACTCACGCTCTGATTGACAGGCGCAGGAGCCTCACAGTGGGCAGTtcggaggaggagggcggggcTTACACAGTTACACTCCCACCGGCCTTGTTGTCATCCAGTGACgaggagacgagggaggagCTTCGCAGAATTGGCTTGGTAACTCCACCCCCTGCTTTTGCCGCTTCTCCtgcccctcctcccccatccTCCCTCACCTTGTTGCCACGGCGAGgtggggaaggaggaggaggaggaggaagtggtcCTGATTCTTTAGGCAGacaaggagatgaggaggaaggaggtaACGAGCGGCTCCACgacagctcctcctcccccagctcgctccctccctccatcaccttGGCCTCCCCTCCCGCTCcaccttccccctcctcccctcctgctgctcatccttccccctcctcccccgccaCCTCCCCAATAGCTCTGAAGCCGCGCCTCCGTTCACCCATCGGTCGGGGCCGCTCCTCTCTCCGGGACCCGTTACTGAAGCAATCATCCGACAGTGAGCTCCTCCCGTCTGctgcgtcctcctcctccccctcctccccactctGCTCCTCCCCGACCAGCGGAGGTGGCCGACAGCCGCGCTACCTGTTCCAGAGGAGGTCCAAGCTGTGGGGGGGCGGGGACGACCGGGAGGAGCGGCGAGGCCTCAGCCCAGATGAAGGGGGAGGCCGTCCGGCGGCACTGGGCGGTCAGGGATCCGGGTCAGCCGTGGATCTGACCAGCCGCTCGGCGTCGGCTCTGGAGCTGAGCGGCCGGGCCGGTTCTGGACTGGATCTCGCTAACCGGCTACAGCTGCTCAACAAAGACAGTCACTCTCTGGGGGAGGAGCCAAGTCCCCTCGACCCGGGCAGGAGGTCACCTGTAGGAGGTGCCAG atgTTTGGACAGTGGAGTGACTAAATC GTTGTTCTCCAGTCTCGGTGAACTCCACACCATCTCCCAGCGAGGATACGGCGCCAGTTACACCGTCAGACCAGGAAGCCGCTACCCCGTCACCCGCCGgagcccctccccctctccctccccatcTGATAGGTCAATAGGGATTTCCTCCCCCTCTGAACGGCCGGACCTGAGCTCGGGTCGCGGCCTCACCATCCTGAAGTCGTCCAGTCTCAGTCTCCCCTCAGAACCAAAGGAGGTTCGCTTTGTGATGCGAAGCGCCAGTGCACGAACCAGGTCCCGCTCGCCCTCCCCTTCACCCCACGCCTCCCCCTGCCCCTCCCCGGTCCTCAGCGGGCCCCTGCTGGCCCTGAGGCCTTGGAGGCAGCGGCCCCTCAACTTGTGGAATAAATACGACGTGGGGGACTGGCTGGAGAGCGTGGGCCTGGCCGAACACCGCCAGCGCTTCCAGGAGCACGAGATCGAAGGCTCCCACCTCCCGGCGCTCACCAAAGACGACTACGTGGAGCTGGGCGTCACCAGACTGGGACACCGGATCAACATCGAGAGGGcgctcagacagctgctggatggTTCTACTTGA
- the shank3b gene encoding SH3 and multiple ankyrin repeat domains protein 3 isoform X5 yields the protein MPLSPAADTKHDRPRQQAVTNGNPTGSAVARDDDADDTPSGNSIVVRIGIPDLQQTPAFNGRAGKFLDEERLLKEYPLPPITPIPYLEFRYKRRIYTQSYVDDKQLAKLHTKANLKRFMEHVHQKNVEKVSKWLEKGLDPNFHDSDSGECPLTLAVQLEESCELIKVLRSGGAHLDFRTRDGITALHRAVLCRNSSSLTTLLDLGASPDYKDSRGLTPLYHSAMVGGAPYCCELLLQDHATIGMTDENGWQEIHQACRFGNVQHLEHLLFYGADMSSQNASGNTALHLCALYNQDSCARVLLFRGANKDIKNYNNQTAFQVAIIAGNFDLAEIIKIHKTSDVVVPFRETPSYTKRRRVGQTRTSAGNGLSSPRSLIRSASDNALESPASSPGPSLQSLETHHDTHTHSLRRHTRRLSPSGGGGHVETSPPSSPPLTPQMRKRRLYSAVPGRTFIATRSHVPQGTGEIQLHRGERVKVLSIGEGGFWEGSVKGRTGWFPADCVEEVQMRQYDPRLETREDRTKRLFRHYTVGSYDNYTSYSDYVIEEKTAVLQKRESEGFGFVLRGAKAETPIEEFAPTPAFPALQYLESVDQGGVAWRAGLRTGDFLIEVNGADVVKVGHRQVVSLIRQGGSRLLMKVVSVSRKSESNLIRKKAPPPPKRAPSTSLTLRSKSMTADLEEIARRRRIEKLDEMLAVGQQEVVLRARPADDFRAATVKQRPTSRRITQAEINSLFERQGLVPPTAPEKSTMALPRGMSRTKSFGTPEDDRISALINESRFPRSSSLTDSFIPPPPQQAPPPPPSASSTSTSPLFLLDSGPPPSFLPPPPPARGEGLTRSSFKPGAEPRLQELSDSPSRSHAHAERQRKARSMIILQDTPPPLQPDAHAAATHTLHTATHTATHTLHTATHTSTLSLHSTSPALGHSPLSRRRGRPIENPYANVGQQAAPSKPQRRKSPLLKQLPVEEQGLGMKDHDPTKLELPGSPSRAELYQQQVLSERARVQGRRSSLFLSVEGSGSENQVPPLLTQSHSMDDLGELPPPAPVLSPSPTPHTFLHPLTGKPLDPSSPLALALAARERALTARTPSPEPRMKHASASTTPIPTPAASPEGRHKRTPITTPQSSPEPRSKRTTPQTSPEQRTKRTTPQTSPELRHKRMTPPLFPDGQVERPETEGGVTSPAGPSPERWKPTPLPTLSNETHALIDRRRSLTVGSSEEEGGAYTVTLPPALLSSSDEETREELRRIGLVTPPPAFAASPAPPPPSSLTLLPRRGGEGGGGGGSGPDSLGRQGDEEEGGNERLHDSSSSPSSLPPSITLASPPAPPSPSSPPAAHPSPSSPATSPIALKPRLRSPIGRGRSSLRDPLLKQSSDSELLPSAASSSSPSSPLCSSPTSGGGRQPRYLFQRRSKLWGGGDDREERRGLSPDEGGGRPAALGGQGSGSAVDLTSRSASALELSGRAGSGLDLANRLQLLNKDSHSLGEEPSPLDPGRRSPVGGARCLDSGVTKSLFSSLGELHTISQRGYGASYTVRPGSRYPVTRRSPSPSPSPSDRSIGISSPSERPDLSSGRGLTILKSSSLSLPSEPKEVRFVMRSASARTRSRSPSPSPHASPCPSPVLSGPLLALRPWRQRPLNLWNKYDVGDWLESVGLAEHRQRFQEHEIEGSHLPALTKDDYVELGVTRLGHRINIERALRQLLDGST from the exons ATGCCTCTGAGTCCGGCTGCTGACACCAAACATGATCGCCCGCGGCAACAGGCGGTTACTAACGGCAACCCGACAGGCTCTGCTGTTGCCAGGGACGACGACGCGGACGACACGCCCTCCGGAAACAGCATCGTCGTCCGCATTGGCATCCCGGACCTGCAGCAGAcg CCGGCGTTCAACGGCCGAGCCGGAAAGTTTCTGGACGAGGAGCGGCTGCTGAAGGAATACCCTCTCCCTCCCATCACGCCCATCCCATACCTGGAG TTTCGTTACAAGAGGAGAATTTACACGCAGAGCTACGTGGACGATAAACAGCTGGCCAAGCTTCACACCAAG GCCAACCTGAAGCGCTTCATGGAACATGTGCATCAGAAGAATGTGGAGAAGGTTTCCAAGTGGCTGGAGAAGGGCCTGGACCCCAACTTCCACGACTCTGACAGCGGgg agTGTCCTCTGACGCTGGCCGtccagctggaggagagctgTGAGCTGATTAAAGTGCTCCGCAGCGGAGGAGCTCACCTGGACTTCAGAACCAGAGACGGTATCACCGCTCTGCACCGGGCCGTCCTCTGCAGGAACAGCTCCTCGCTCACC ACTCTGCTGGACCTCGGAGCGTCTCCGGACTACAAGGACAGCAGAGGACTGACTCCCCTGTATCACTCCGCCATGGTGGGCGGCGCCCCCTACTGCtgcgagctgctgctgcaggaccacGCCACCATCG GAATGACTGATGAGAACGGATGGCAGGAAATCCaccag gcatgtcGCTTTGGTAACGTGCAGCACTTGGAGCACCTGCTGTTCTATGGCGCTGACATGAGTTCCCAGAATGCATCGGGAAACACTGCACTGCACCTCTGTGCTCTCTACAACCAG GACAGCTGTGCCCGAGTGCTGCTGTTCAGAGGAGCCAATAAAGACATcaaaaactacaacaaccagaCTGCCTTTCAG gtggcgATAATTGCTGGGAACTTTGATCTGGCAGAAATCATCAAGATCCACAAAACCTCTGACGTTG TAGTTCCCTTCAGAGAAACTCCATCCTACACGAAGCGTCGCCGAGTTGGCCAGACCAGGACGTCGGCAGGAAACGGTCTGtcctctcctcgctctctgatTCGCTCAGCCAGTGACAACGCTCTGGAGAGCCCCGCCTCCTCTCCTGGCCCCTCCCTCCAAAGCCTGGAAACACACCacgacacgcacacacactcactacgACGACACACACGCCGCCTCAG ccccAGCGGCGGTGGCGGCCATGTTGAGACCAGCccgccctcctcccctcccctcacccctcagatgaggaagaggaggctgtACAGCGCCGTGCCGGGTCGCACCTTCATCGCCACGCGCTCCCACGTGCCCCAGGGGACGGGAGAGATCCAGCTGCACCGAGGAgagagggtcaaag TTCTGTCTATAGGTGAAGGAGGGTTCTGGGAGGGAAGCGTTAAAGGAAGAACCGGGTGGTTTCCTGCCGACTGTGTGGAGGAAGTCCAGATGAGACAGTACGACCCGCGACTGG agacGAGGGAGGACCGCACCAAGAGACTGTTCAGACACTACACTGTAGGGTCCTACGACAACTACACCTCCTACAG cgACTATGTGATCGAGGAGAAGACGGCCGTgctgcagaagagagagagcgagggattTGGCTTCGTCCTCAGAGGAGCTAAAG cCGAGACCCCCATTGAGGAGTTTGCCCCCACCCCGGCGTTCCCCGCCCTGCAGTACCTGGAGTCAGTCGACCAGGGGGGCGTGGCCTGGAGGGCGGGGCTACGGACTGGAGATTTCCTCATAGAG GTGAACGGCGCCGACGTGGTGAAGGTGGGACACCGGCAGGTCGTGTCTCTGATCCGTCAGGGAGGAAGTCGGCTGCTGATGAAGGTCGTCTCTGTTTCCAGAAAATCAGAATCCAACCTGATCAGGAAGAAAG CTCCGCCCCCTCCAAAACGAGCACCCAGCACCTCGTTGACTCTCAGGTCCAAGTCCATGACGGCTGACCTGGAGGAGATAG CCAGGAGGAGACGCATCG agaaacTGGATGAGATGTTGGCCGTGGGTCAACAGGAAGTCGTGCTGAGGGCGCGTCCGGCAGACGACTTCAGAGCGGCGACGGTGAAACAGAGACCGACCAGCCGACGCATCACACAGGCCGAGATCAAT tcctTGTTCGAGCGTCAGGGTCTGGTTCCGCCCACAGCACCAGAGAAGAGCACCATGGCTTTACCCCGAGGAATGTCCAGAACCAAGAGCTTTG GCACACCTGAGGACGACAGGATCTCGGCTCTGATCAATGAGAGTCGGTTTCCACGGAGCTCCTCGCTGACGGACAgcttcatccctcctcctcctcagcaagctccgcctcctcctccatctgcctcctccacctccacctccccgcTCTTCCTCCTCGACTCCGGCCCGCCaccttccttcctcccccctcctcccccggcTAGAGGGGAGGGGCTGACCCGGTCCAGCTTTAAACCAGGGGCGGAGCCGAGGCTCCAGGAGCTCTCTGATTCGCCATCGAGGAGCCACGCCCACGCTGAGCGTCAGAGGAAGGCGAGGTCGATGATCATCCTGCAGGACACGCCGCCGCCGCTGCAGCCTGACGCACATGCCGCCGCCACGCACACGCTGCACACCGCCAcgcacactgcaacacacacgcTTCACACCGCAACACACACCTCCAcgctctctctccacagcaCCAGCCCCGCCCTCGGGCACTCACCGCTGTCACGCCGCCGGGGACGACCAATAGAAAACCCTTACGCTAACGTGGGACAGCAGGCCGCGCCTTCCAAGCCGCAGAGGAGGAAGTCACCTTTGTTGAAACAACTTCCTGTTGAGGAGCAGG gtctcGGAATGAAAGATCACGATCCGACCAAACTGGAGCTGCCCGGCAGCCCCAGCAGGGCGGAGCTGTACCAGCAGCAGGTTCTGTCAGAGCGGGCTCGGGTTCAGGGCCGCAGGtcgtctctcttcctgtctgtggagGGATCCGGCTCTGAGAACCAGGTGCCCCCCCTCCTCACTCAGAGCCATTCGATGGACGACCTCGGAGAGCTTCCTCCTCCGGCGCCGGTCCTGTCGCCCTCACCGACACCGCACACCTTCCTCCACCCGCTGACGGGGAAACCTCTGG ACCCGTCCTCTCCACTCGCCCTGGCTCTCGCTGCACGAGAACGAGCGCTCACCGCTCGCACGCCGAGCCCAGAGCCTCGAATGAAACACGCCTCTGCCTCCACCACGCCCATCCCCACCCCGGCTGCCAGCCCAGAGGGCAGACACAAGCGCACCCCTATCACCACCCCGCAGAGCAGCCCCGAGCCACGGTCCAAGCGCACCACCCCTCAGACGAGTCCTGAGCAGCGAACCAAGCGCACCACTCCCCAGACCAGCCCCGAGCTGAGGCATAAACGCATGACTCCGCCCTTGTTCCCTGATGGACAGGTGGAGCGGccagaaacagagggaggagtgACCTCACCTGCAGGCCCCTCCCCTGAGCGCTGGAAACCCACCCCCCTGCCAACGCTGTCCAATGAGACTCACGCTCTGATTGACAGGCGCAGGAGCCTCACAGTGGGCAGTtcggaggaggagggcggggcTTACACAGTTACACTCCCACCGGCCTTGTTGTCATCCAGTGACgaggagacgagggaggagCTTCGCAGAATTGGCTTGGTAACTCCACCCCCTGCTTTTGCCGCTTCTCCtgcccctcctcccccatccTCCCTCACCTTGTTGCCACGGCGAGgtggggaaggaggaggaggaggaggaagtggtcCTGATTCTTTAGGCAGacaaggagatgaggaggaaggaggtaACGAGCGGCTCCACgacagctcctcctcccccagctcgctccctccctccatcaccttGGCCTCCCCTCCCGCTCcaccttccccctcctcccctcctgctgctcatccttccccctcctcccccgccaCCTCCCCAATAGCTCTGAAGCCGCGCCTCCGTTCACCCATCGGTCGGGGCCGCTCCTCTCTCCGGGACCCGTTACTGAAGCAATCATCCGACAGTGAGCTCCTCCCGTCTGctgcgtcctcctcctccccctcctccccactctGCTCCTCCCCGACCAGCGGAGGTGGCCGACAGCCGCGCTACCTGTTCCAGAGGAGGTCCAAGCTGTGGGGGGGCGGGGACGACCGGGAGGAGCGGCGAGGCCTCAGCCCAGATGAAGGGGGAGGCCGTCCGGCGGCACTGGGCGGTCAGGGATCCGGGTCAGCCGTGGATCTGACCAGCCGCTCGGCGTCGGCTCTGGAGCTGAGCGGCCGGGCCGGTTCTGGACTGGATCTCGCTAACCGGCTACAGCTGCTCAACAAAGACAGTCACTCTCTGGGGGAGGAGCCAAGTCCCCTCGACCCGGGCAGGAGGTCACCTGTAGGAGGTGCCAG atgTTTGGACAGTGGAGTGACTAAATC GTTGTTCTCCAGTCTCGGTGAACTCCACACCATCTCCCAGCGAGGATACGGCGCCAGTTACACCGTCAGACCAGGAAGCCGCTACCCCGTCACCCGCCGgagcccctccccctctccctccccatcTGATAGGTCAATAGGGATTTCCTCCCCCTCTGAACGGCCGGACCTGAGCTCGGGTCGCGGCCTCACCATCCTGAAGTCGTCCAGTCTCAGTCTCCCCTCAGAACCAAAGGAGGTTCGCTTTGTGATGCGAAGCGCCAGTGCACGAACCAGGTCCCGCTCGCCCTCCCCTTCACCCCACGCCTCCCCCTGCCCCTCCCCGGTCCTCAGCGGGCCCCTGCTGGCCCTGAGGCCTTGGAGGCAGCGGCCCCTCAACTTGTGGAATAAATACGACGTGGGGGACTGGCTGGAGAGCGTGGGCCTGGCCGAACACCGCCAGCGCTTCCAGGAGCACGAGATCGAAGGCTCCCACCTCCCGGCGCTCACCAAAGACGACTACGTGGAGCTGGGCGTCACCAGACTGGGACACCGGATCAACATCGAGAGGGcgctcagacagctgctggatggTTCTACTTGA